The Caenorhabditis elegans chromosome II genome has a segment encoding these proteins:
- the kcc-3 gene encoding Potassium/chloride cotransporter 3 (Confirmed by transcript evidence), with protein sequence MSNARRRFSTVTQINTEGLQAMGKGGGRMETVGEDGIPADYKGNRKFTTSLGHLALYKEDEGIGTQASFISGYTTPGPKERATSEHVKANLGVMLGVYLPTIQHILGVTMFIRLFWVVGMSGVAWTMALLAICCLSTLLTSISLSAVATNGVVESGGAYFIISRNLGAEFGSAVGILFYLANTVAASMYIVGGVEVILMYLWPEMAIGGADALHDTEMFGSLYNNLRLYGTVFLLIQALIVAMGVKFVQLLAPVSLMCVILAIAACIGGGIEKQITMEGMKVCAIDNHLLQSSIVTHPIHKNQTSWFNETVDFCNLCDKSLYLESVFCANVNNDEASAEDDVFCTHYTSKKMTCQLAFPGFNMKTLNDNMWPEYMEKSEVVPGVRGKETAEVVQDESSTFFMLMAIYFPAVTGIFTGTNMSGDLRDPQRSIPVGTIAATLTTSAIYYILAILFGGSITRSVLRDKFGRSIGNTMVVAALSWPHPAVVTVGAFLSTFGAALQCLCSAPRLLQSIAKDDVIPILAPFARVTKNNEPFLGLVLTVIIAECGILLGAVDKIAEVLDFFFLMCYAFVNLIAVLHSVLKSPNWRPRFKYFHWTLSLLGAALCFFIMFASSVPLACIACTATAVIYKYVEWKGAKKEWGDGMRGLALTTAQYSLLKVEDKDPHPKNWRPQVLILLTSQWSKEMIDRRAVSMLNLGAQLKAGRGLAIACAFLKGSVDSQKDKNRARDVKTTLVKDMSSVRLRGFAKTMFYNNHQINGTISGLYQSIGIGGLRPNTILLNWPNEKNPDELVLFAEEIIHGAANDNCLIVTKGITDFPEYSERLTGFIDIWWIVQDGGILMLIAYLLRQHKVWKGCTLRIFAVSEQDSTKSEDMKAGLQKYIYMLRIDAELFIVDLLDMEVSDEVVEKAAEVERKQKEREEMRRSKSGYLNDGFMEDNGKPRQVMMRHSDSARSFSPQPGAHTSINLDETETSFTESLFDDFYRSGTPNEDLEGAMKLNIHKMNTSVRLNRVIRENSPDSQLILLNLPSPPRNRLAFNNSYMTYLDVLTEDLPRVLFIGGSGREVITIDS encoded by the exons ATGTCGAATGCAAG GCGCCGTTTCAGTACGGTGACGCAGATAAATACAGAAGGCCTTCAAGCTATGGGAAAAGGCGGGG gtCGAATGGAAACTGTCGGAGAGGATGGTATCCCTGCGGATTATAaaggaaatcgaaaattcacgACAAGTCTCGGTCACCTGGCATTATACAAGGAGGATGAGGGGATTGGGACACAAGCTTCTTTTATTTCGGGTTATACAACGCCCGGTCCGAAAGAAAGAGCAACTTCTGAGCATGTGAAG GCCAACTTGGGAGTGATGCTTGGAGTTTATTTACCCACAATTCAACATATTCTCGGAGTTACCATGTTTATCCGTCTTTTTTGGGTCGTTGGAATGTCTGGCGTTGCTTGGACAATGGCCCTACTCGCCATTTGTTGTTTATCG actcTTTTGACCTCAATCTCATTATCAGCAGTTGCCACAAACGGAGTCGTTGAATCTGGAGGAGCATATTTCATTATTAGCAGAAATCTTGGAGCTGAATTTGGATCAGCTGTTGGTATTTTGTTTTACTTGGCAAACACAGTGGCTGCATCGATGTACATTGTTGGCGGTGTTGAAGTTATTCTCATGTATTTGTGGCCTGAAATGGCAATTGGTGGAGCTGATGCACTTCATGATACTGAAATGTTTGGAAGTCTTTATAATAATCTTCGTCTCTACGGAACCGTTTTTCTTCTCATTCAAGCTCTCATTGTGGCAATGGGTGTCAAATTTGTGCAACTACTTGCTCCAGTGTCTCTGATGTGTGTTATATTGGCAATTGCTGCTTGTATCGGAGGTGGAATTGAAAAACAGATTACAATGGAAGGAATGAA agtATGTGCCATTGACAATCATTTGTTGCAATCTTCAATTGTCACTCACCCAATTCATAAAAATCAGACTAGTTGGTTTAATGAAACTGTTGATTTCTGCAATCTATGTGATAAATCTCTTTA TCTTGAAAGTGTTTTCTGTGCAAATGTGAATAATGACGAAGCTTCAGCAGAAGATGATGTTTTTTGTACTCACTATACTTCAAAAAAGATGACATGCCAATTAGCATTCCCTGGTTTCAATATGAAAACTCTAAACGACAATATGTGGCCCGAGTACATGGAAAAATCAGAAGTGGTACCTGGTGTGAGAGGAAAAGAAACTGCTGAAGTTGTACAAGATGAATCTTCAACATTCTTCATGCTTATGGCTATTTATTTCCCAGCTGTGACTGGAATCTTCACTGGAACAAATATGAGCGGAGATTTGAGAGATCCACAAAGAAGTATCCCTGTTGGAACAATTGCTGCAACACTTACAACTTCAGCAATCTACTACATACTTGCAATTTTATTTGGTGGATCGATAACAAGAAGTGTGTTACGTGACAAATTCGGTCGATCAATTGGAAATACAATGGTTGTTGCTGCCCTCTCATGGCCACATCCTGCTGTTGTAACTGTTGGAGCATTCTTGTCTACTTTTGGTGCTGCTCTTCAATGCCTCTGCA GTGCGCCCCGTCTATTACAATCGATCGCCAAGGATGACGTAATCCCGATTCTCGCCCCATTCGCCCGTGttacaaaaaacaatgaaCCTTTTCTTGGATTGGTTCTCACTGTCATCATCGCAGAATGTGGAATCCTTCTTGGAGCTGTGGATAAGATTGCCGAAGttcttgatttctttttccttATGTGTTATGCATTTGTGAATTTGATAGCAGTTCTTCATTCCGTCTTGAAGTCACCAAATTGGCGACCcagatttaaatattttcactg gacTCTATCACTTCTTGGAGCGGCTCTATGCTTCTTCATTATGTTTGCTTCAAGTGTTCCACTGGCATGTATTGCTTGTACCGCAACTGCAGTCATCTATAAATATGTGGAATGGAAAGG AGCCAAGAAAGAATGGGGAGATGGAATGAGAGGTTTGGCTCTGACAACTGCACAATACAGCCTGCTAAAAGTCGAGGACAAAGATCCACATCCAAAGAATTGGAGACCGCAGGTTTTGATTCTTCTCACAAGTCAATGGTCAAAGGAAATGATTGATAGAAGAGCTGTGTCAATGCTAAATTTGGGGGCACAGTTGAAA GCTGGACGAGGACTTGCTATTGCttgtgcttttttgaaaggttCAGTTGATTCCCAGAAAGATAAAAACCGTGCAAGAGACGTTAAAACCACTCTTGTAAAAGATATGTCAAGTGTTCGTCTTCGTGGATTTGCCAAAACCATGTTCTATAACAATCATCAAATTAATGGAACTATATCTGGACTTTATCAGTCAATTGGAATTGGAGGATTGAGACCGAACACTATTCTACTGAATTGGCCGAATGAGAAGAATCCCGATGAGCTTGTTCTTTTTGctg AGGAAATTATTCATGGAGCTGCAAATGATAACTGTTTGATCGTCACCAAAGGAATCACAGATTTCCCTGAATACTCTGAACGTCTAACTGGTTTTATTGATATTTGGTGGATTGTACAAGATGGAGGAATTCTTATGCTTATTGCTTATCTTCTTCGTCAGCATAAAGTATGGAAAGGTTGCACACTTCGAATTTTTGCAGTCAGTGAACAAGATTCTACGAAATCAGAAGATATGAAAGCAGGACttcagaaatatatttatatgCTGAGAATTGATGCCGAGCTTTTc attgttgATCTTCTTGATATGGAAGTGTCAGATGAAGTAGTTGAAAAAGCAGCAGAAGtcgaaagaaaacagaaagaaagagaagaaATGAGAAGAAGTAAAAGTGGATATTTGAATGATGGTTTTATGGAAGACAATGGAAAACCTCGGCAAGTGATGATGCGTCATAGCGATTCAGCAAGAAGTTTTAGTCCACAGCCAGGTGCACATACTTCCATCAACTTGGATGAGACAGAAACATCATTTACCGA aagccTATTTGATGATTTCTACCGTTCGGGAACTCCCAATGAAGATCTCGAAGGTGCAATGAAACTGAACATTCACAAAATGAATACATCCGTTCGTCTAAATCGTgttattcgagaaaattctccAGACTCTCAGTTGATCTTATTGAATCTACCATCTCCTCCAAGAAACCGTCTTGCTTTCAACAATTCTTATATG acatatTTGGACGTGTTGACTGAAGATTTGCCACGTGTACTTTTCATTGGTGGAAGTGGCCGTGAAGTTATTACAATCGACTCTtaa
- the kcc-3 gene encoding Amino acid permease (Confirmed by transcript evidence), with protein sequence MGGFQDLRRTVMSNARRRFSTVTQINTEGLQAMGKGGGRMETVGEDGIPADYKGNRKFTTSLGHLALYKEDEGIGTQASFISGYTTPGPKERATSEHVKANLGVMLGVYLPTIQHILGVTMFIRLFWVVGMSGVAWTMALLAICCLSTLLTSISLSAVATNGVVESGGAYFIISRNLGAEFGSAVGILFYLANTVAASMYIVGGVEVILMYLWPEMAIGGADALHDTEMFGSLYNNLRLYGTVFLLIQALIVAMGVKFVQLLAPVSLMCVILAIAACIGGGIEKQITMEGMKVCAIDNHLLQSSIVTHPIHKNQTSWFNETVDFCNLCDKSLYLESVFCANVNNDEASAEDDVFCTHYTSKKMTCQLAFPGFNMKTLNDNMWPEYMEKSEVVPGVRGKETAEVVQDESSTFFMLMAIYFPAVTGIFTGTNMSGDLRDPQRSIPVGTIAATLTTSAIYYILAILFGGSITRSVLRDKFGRSIGNTMVVAALSWPHPAVVTVGAFLSTFGAALQCLCSAPRLLQSIAKDDVIPILAPFARVTKNNEPFLGLVLTVIIAECGILLGAVDKIAEVLDFFFLMCYAFVNLIAVLHSVLKSPNWRPRFKYFHWTLSLLGAALCFFIMFASSVPLACIACTATAVIYKYVEWKGAKKEWGDGMRGLALTTAQYSLLKVEDKDPHPKNWRPQVLILLTSQWSKEMIDRRAVSMLNLGAQLKAGRGLAIACAFLKGSVDSQKDKNRARDVKTTLVKDMSSVRLRGFAKTMFYNNHQINGTISGLYQSIGIGGLRPNTILLNWPNEKNPDELVLFAEEIIHGAANDNCLIVTKGITDFPEYSERLTGFIDIWWIVQDGGILMLIAYLLRQHKVWKGCTLRIFAVSEQDSTKSEDMKAGLQKYIYMLRIDAELFIVDLLDMEVSDEVVEKAAEVERKQKEREEMRRSKSGYLNDGFMEDNGKPRQVMMRHSDSARSFSPQPGAHTSINLDETETSFTESLFDDFYRSGTPNEDLEGAMKLNIHKMNTSVRLNRVIRENSPDSQLILLNLPSPPRNRLAFNNSYMTYLDVLTEDLPRVLFIGGSGREVITIDS encoded by the exons ATGGGAGGTTTCCAG GATCTACGGCGAACAGTCATGTCGAATGCAAG GCGCCGTTTCAGTACGGTGACGCAGATAAATACAGAAGGCCTTCAAGCTATGGGAAAAGGCGGGG gtCGAATGGAAACTGTCGGAGAGGATGGTATCCCTGCGGATTATAaaggaaatcgaaaattcacgACAAGTCTCGGTCACCTGGCATTATACAAGGAGGATGAGGGGATTGGGACACAAGCTTCTTTTATTTCGGGTTATACAACGCCCGGTCCGAAAGAAAGAGCAACTTCTGAGCATGTGAAG GCCAACTTGGGAGTGATGCTTGGAGTTTATTTACCCACAATTCAACATATTCTCGGAGTTACCATGTTTATCCGTCTTTTTTGGGTCGTTGGAATGTCTGGCGTTGCTTGGACAATGGCCCTACTCGCCATTTGTTGTTTATCG actcTTTTGACCTCAATCTCATTATCAGCAGTTGCCACAAACGGAGTCGTTGAATCTGGAGGAGCATATTTCATTATTAGCAGAAATCTTGGAGCTGAATTTGGATCAGCTGTTGGTATTTTGTTTTACTTGGCAAACACAGTGGCTGCATCGATGTACATTGTTGGCGGTGTTGAAGTTATTCTCATGTATTTGTGGCCTGAAATGGCAATTGGTGGAGCTGATGCACTTCATGATACTGAAATGTTTGGAAGTCTTTATAATAATCTTCGTCTCTACGGAACCGTTTTTCTTCTCATTCAAGCTCTCATTGTGGCAATGGGTGTCAAATTTGTGCAACTACTTGCTCCAGTGTCTCTGATGTGTGTTATATTGGCAATTGCTGCTTGTATCGGAGGTGGAATTGAAAAACAGATTACAATGGAAGGAATGAA agtATGTGCCATTGACAATCATTTGTTGCAATCTTCAATTGTCACTCACCCAATTCATAAAAATCAGACTAGTTGGTTTAATGAAACTGTTGATTTCTGCAATCTATGTGATAAATCTCTTTA TCTTGAAAGTGTTTTCTGTGCAAATGTGAATAATGACGAAGCTTCAGCAGAAGATGATGTTTTTTGTACTCACTATACTTCAAAAAAGATGACATGCCAATTAGCATTCCCTGGTTTCAATATGAAAACTCTAAACGACAATATGTGGCCCGAGTACATGGAAAAATCAGAAGTGGTACCTGGTGTGAGAGGAAAAGAAACTGCTGAAGTTGTACAAGATGAATCTTCAACATTCTTCATGCTTATGGCTATTTATTTCCCAGCTGTGACTGGAATCTTCACTGGAACAAATATGAGCGGAGATTTGAGAGATCCACAAAGAAGTATCCCTGTTGGAACAATTGCTGCAACACTTACAACTTCAGCAATCTACTACATACTTGCAATTTTATTTGGTGGATCGATAACAAGAAGTGTGTTACGTGACAAATTCGGTCGATCAATTGGAAATACAATGGTTGTTGCTGCCCTCTCATGGCCACATCCTGCTGTTGTAACTGTTGGAGCATTCTTGTCTACTTTTGGTGCTGCTCTTCAATGCCTCTGCA GTGCGCCCCGTCTATTACAATCGATCGCCAAGGATGACGTAATCCCGATTCTCGCCCCATTCGCCCGTGttacaaaaaacaatgaaCCTTTTCTTGGATTGGTTCTCACTGTCATCATCGCAGAATGTGGAATCCTTCTTGGAGCTGTGGATAAGATTGCCGAAGttcttgatttctttttccttATGTGTTATGCATTTGTGAATTTGATAGCAGTTCTTCATTCCGTCTTGAAGTCACCAAATTGGCGACCcagatttaaatattttcactg gacTCTATCACTTCTTGGAGCGGCTCTATGCTTCTTCATTATGTTTGCTTCAAGTGTTCCACTGGCATGTATTGCTTGTACCGCAACTGCAGTCATCTATAAATATGTGGAATGGAAAGG AGCCAAGAAAGAATGGGGAGATGGAATGAGAGGTTTGGCTCTGACAACTGCACAATACAGCCTGCTAAAAGTCGAGGACAAAGATCCACATCCAAAGAATTGGAGACCGCAGGTTTTGATTCTTCTCACAAGTCAATGGTCAAAGGAAATGATTGATAGAAGAGCTGTGTCAATGCTAAATTTGGGGGCACAGTTGAAA GCTGGACGAGGACTTGCTATTGCttgtgcttttttgaaaggttCAGTTGATTCCCAGAAAGATAAAAACCGTGCAAGAGACGTTAAAACCACTCTTGTAAAAGATATGTCAAGTGTTCGTCTTCGTGGATTTGCCAAAACCATGTTCTATAACAATCATCAAATTAATGGAACTATATCTGGACTTTATCAGTCAATTGGAATTGGAGGATTGAGACCGAACACTATTCTACTGAATTGGCCGAATGAGAAGAATCCCGATGAGCTTGTTCTTTTTGctg AGGAAATTATTCATGGAGCTGCAAATGATAACTGTTTGATCGTCACCAAAGGAATCACAGATTTCCCTGAATACTCTGAACGTCTAACTGGTTTTATTGATATTTGGTGGATTGTACAAGATGGAGGAATTCTTATGCTTATTGCTTATCTTCTTCGTCAGCATAAAGTATGGAAAGGTTGCACACTTCGAATTTTTGCAGTCAGTGAACAAGATTCTACGAAATCAGAAGATATGAAAGCAGGACttcagaaatatatttatatgCTGAGAATTGATGCCGAGCTTTTc attgttgATCTTCTTGATATGGAAGTGTCAGATGAAGTAGTTGAAAAAGCAGCAGAAGtcgaaagaaaacagaaagaaagagaagaaATGAGAAGAAGTAAAAGTGGATATTTGAATGATGGTTTTATGGAAGACAATGGAAAACCTCGGCAAGTGATGATGCGTCATAGCGATTCAGCAAGAAGTTTTAGTCCACAGCCAGGTGCACATACTTCCATCAACTTGGATGAGACAGAAACATCATTTACCGA aagccTATTTGATGATTTCTACCGTTCGGGAACTCCCAATGAAGATCTCGAAGGTGCAATGAAACTGAACATTCACAAAATGAATACATCCGTTCGTCTAAATCGTgttattcgagaaaattctccAGACTCTCAGTTGATCTTATTGAATCTACCATCTCCTCCAAGAAACCGTCTTGCTTTCAACAATTCTTATATG acatatTTGGACGTGTTGACTGAAGATTTGCCACGTGTACTTTTCATTGGTGGAAGTGGCCGTGAAGTTATTACAATCGACTCTtaa
- the srd-54 gene encoding Serpentine Receptor, class D (Delta) (Confirmed by transcript evidence) — translation MSDRSNYSNRFVSYVNAYFHFFLVAGLTFQCILLYLIRTKSPASLDQLKYFLYNTAFVQILVIICGYFTQHRSLPNSTTFAVLANGPCRVFGTTVCFGGYHVFLGVTFCVALSISNTVIYRFLILRRRDITKKHLIYIIILSYVPGIITTIIPFTDDWNFSVAVNQTYLEHPTYDLSYYSPFPGFANINSPQFLAATAILGIGAYGIPLCSFILTRSILNLIRAHSNMSTRTKTQAKTLVHGLACQIVIPLLCYIPIFSVYTYSQLNQKENIASEHLLMILTCFPALIDPFISLYFVVPYRNAILRVVTNRKEEEKSTMAVASTVSIRQVSANIMS, via the exons ATGAGTGATCGATCAAATTATTCTAATCGTTTTGTTTCATATGTTAATgcatatttccattttttcttagTTGCGGGGTTAACTTTTCAATGTATTCTTCTTTATCTAATTAGGACAAAGTCTCCAGCAAGTTTAGACCAACTTAAGTATTTTTTATACAATACCGCATTCGTCCAGATTCTCGTTATAATATGTGGGTATTTTACTCAGCATAG ATCTCTTCCAAACAGCACAACGTTTGCAGTTTTAGCAAATGGTCCATGCCGAGTTTTTGGAACAACTGTCTGCTTTGGTGGCTATCATGTGTTTCTC GGGGTAACATTTTGTGTGGCTTTGTCAATATCAAATACCGTTATCTAtagatttttaatattgagAAGAAGAGATATTACGAAGAAACATTTGATCTACATCATCATACTCTCGTACGTTCCCGGAATTATCACAACG ataattccgTTCACTGATGACTGGAATTTCTCAGTAGCCGTTAATCAAACGTATCTCGAACATCCAACTTATGATCTCTCCTACTATTCCCCTTTTCCTGGCTTTGCCAATATCAACAGTCCACAATTCCTAGCAGCAACTGCAATTCTAGGAATTGGAGCATATGGAATTCCTTTGTGCTCTTTTATTCTGACTCGTAGCATACTGAATCTAATTCGAGCCCATAGCAACATGTCTACACGCACCAAAACACAAGCAAAGACGTTAGTACat ggacTGGCGTGCCAAATTGTGATACCTTTGCTCTGTTACATCCCAATATTTTCGGTATACACATACTCACAACttaatcaaaaagaaaatattgctTCGGAGCATCTATTGATGATATTAACATGCTTCCCTGCTCTCATTGATCCATTTATTTCATTATATTTTGTTGTTCCGTATAGAAATGCAATACTTCGGGTTGTAACTAATCgaaaagaggaagaaaaaagCACAATGGCAGTGGCTTCAACTGTTTCAATTCGTCAAGTCTCCGCTAACATTATGTCATAG
- the K02A2.1 gene encoding dienelactone hydrolase family protein (Partially confirmed by transcript evidence) produces the protein MTSDRNGKLKPRLEAALNALKSVPCVDKQKLGAFGFCIGGLCSLDCARYRFDGIRAVISFHGTLTPIEGIPLELLDDNSIQVHHGDADKHVSKVTVDAFHEEMRARNSDFVFISHGKAMHSFTDPESAGIAPSGVGYDANAEKRSWKATLEFLKEAFA, from the exons ATGACTAGCGATAGAAATGGAAAGTTGAAACCAAGATTAGAAGCTGCTTTAAATGCCTTGAAATCTGTTCCATGTGTAGATAAACAGAAGCTCGGTGCATTTGGATTCTGTATTGGAGGACTGTGTTCCCTGGATTGTGCTCGTTATAGATTTGATGGAATTCGAGCTGTTATAAGTTTTCATGGGACTCTGACCCCTATCGAAGGAATTCCTTTAGAACTGTTAGATGATAATTCTATTCAAGTTCACCATGGAGATGCTGACAAACACGTTTCAAAAGTCACCGTTGACGCATTCCACGAAGAAATGAGAGCAAGAAATTCCgactttgtttttatttctcatGGGAAAGCAATGCATTCGTTCACTGATCCTG agtctgCTGGAATTGCCCCATCTGGAGTCGGTTACGATGCAAATGCTGAAAAAAGATCTTGGAAGGCTACACtagagtttttgaaagaagCTTTTGCATGA